From the genome of Ziziphus jujuba cultivar Dongzao chromosome 4, ASM3175591v1:
atttacaatttaaaccTTTAAAATCAAGCGGTGCCCCCTCTCAAAGTATAAATATCTTTGTTCAATTttgacatttttcttttctagaagTTAAAATCCTTAATCCAATCGAATAGCCCATATTATCTCTACTTAAAATGGTATTATTTaactttaatatttataaatttcttacctttaatagaatttttatgttattgatttCTGTTCACTCTTTTAGttaaattttcacttttcaaattttgttttggattaaaattttagttaataaattacaGACAATTAAAGTcttaaactttgattttttcagttttctttttttttggttttattattttttttcttttaagatcaTCAGAAAATGCATTATTAGAAATCAGAAATACAAGCAACTTATTGGAGAGTAGGAACAAGACAATGCTGTTGCACTTCCAACCGAGATTCATAAAATAGACAATGACAGAGAATAGTTAGGTAAAATATGAGCCAACATATTAGCAGTCTTAGGAGTAAACATAGAAAACCAGATTATTGACTTAGCAGACTTCTAATATCTCTATCACAATAAAACACCCATCCCCACTTAATCACGAGTATCATAAATTAATCGTATGGCTTACTTTGAGTTCCTAGCCACAACACCACCAAATAAGCCAACATTAATATTAATACATCAACAAATTGCTTCATAATGTCGTGACCAAAGGTGCATACAGAAGAGGAAACGGCTTAGCTAAAGCACACATTACATTCCCCTGACTGTCTCGAATAAAAGCACCAGTtgaacatggaaaaaaaaaaatttattaactatcCTTTACATATCATATAAGTAACTACTTTATTGatataatttacccaaaaaacaattatattattgttatgtaATGGTGCCCCTCTGGATATATTTCTTGGGTCCGTTACTGGAGTTATTGACACAAATAATTACATCATTGAACTTGAAAAAAAGAATTCTCGTTTTATAAAATCCGTGAACTAGTATTATATCGTGGTAAAACAATGATCCCATACAAAtatctttatacatatatataaatattagtttttatctttttccttttttttttttttttttttgggtgggtctGGCAAGAGATATTTCAGCAATATACATTTtagattcaaaaaatataaaatataactatttaaaaaatatatgcataaagATATAATCCAAAATATGAAATGGGTTTAATCACTAGAATTGTCACTTAAGGGACAGTTcgaatctttttattatttttattattttattattttttatttttttgcgaGTGTGGCTGTTGCCCCCAGGCACCCCAACCCACCCCATAGACTcgaatctttttattattatgctagaattaagattgcAAATTCATAACTCTGAATTTGACCCGAAAAGAGAAGAATTCATAACAGTTATGAAAGCTGATATAAGAATTTCTGTAAATGGGAAAGAGGATATGGAATTATGGGCTAGTGATTGAGTGAGGCGACTTTTGTTGTGTACATGAGGTTTGGTTCATTGTACAAAACATGCATTCAGCAAAAACTACTGAGACCATGGAATGAGAAAAACGGCCTTGAATCGCAGAAATAGCAACAAAATCACCACCAACCATTTGATGTTTCACCATTTTCAGCACTTTGTTTTGAAAACTACAGATAAAGCATGCCAAGTTTTGCATTCCTACCACTGATAAAAAAGCATGCTAACCCCAATCACATTCAAAGAGGTTGCCTCAAATTAAGCTTCATACTCTGCATATTTTTCCTTGCCTACATTACAGTGATCTACTAAAAGACACATAGAGTTAGCCCACAATGTTAACATGCTCGCagtcaaaaaagaagaaaaaaatggagagagagagagagagaagatattCCTGGCTACTCAACAtgtaaaagaagaatttttggcaaaaaaaataactaaataaatgacAGGGTAAAGTACTGCTAGATCAGTCCAAGACAGACAGGAAATTATGGTCAAATTCTTCTATGAAGGACATGAATAGAAGCTAAATAAACACCTGGAGAAAGTCATAATAACGATGACTAAGAGCAATATGGACAGCAAAAATGACCTTTGCCTTGACAAGTTGAACATGCAATGGATCTTGCTTTTAAGTTACCAGGCCCAAATGATTGGTACAGGTCATCCACAAATGTTAAACCAAATGGTATGCCTTCTCTGATAAATCCAACTCCTTTACATCTTGAGCAAGCAATCATCCTCAGGTTCCCACATTTCTTGCACATTCCCAGCGAACTGAATGAAAGGGACATATAAATGAACAGCAGATACAAATCAAATTGCAATTTATGATCAGTCTACAGGCATATGCGATCCAGAGAACATTGTCATGGTAGTTGGGAAATCATCTTGGTATTTTGCAATTTAGCAAGGAAAATGCTTTATACATATGGCTTCATTTGGACTAGCTGTTTTCAATATAAAGTAAAAGCTTTTCCCCCCAAAGCTGCATTGTTCATCGTACTGGGCTACATTGAAATGGATTCCCACTtactatgaagcatccagaaTATTTCAAACTTTCATATAACGATAAaacaaatagaattttaaacaATATCATATGAAAAATTAGAGAGTTtagattcttttctttttctttttttgctttgaaatACAGGATTTAAATAGTTGTCAAAATATGACCTGAGACCAAAACTGACTCCAGAAATGCCTCCCATGACCACTCCTCCAGTGGAATCAGGTTTCATTTCCTTGTTTAGCTCTCAACCTCTCCTTCCTCTTCCTCCCTAACATTCCATCCTTAATTTATCACTCACCACTTCAGTTAGAGATTTGAATGGAATTCATTACTTGTAGGTTTAAGAAACTTTCAATGATGTCTCTATTCTTGCCCCTTTTCCATCTAACCTTACCTCTAAACCTCTCAATCCTAAGTcataatttcttatttatttttttttttttatatgaggTTTAATCCTGACTTTGAGGCCTCTCAATTGATttattaaacttaaaaaaattgtgggttttttcctaaatatctccattttatgttccttttttcCCTCAAAGGTCAAAAAGGGAATGACAGGATGAGGTTGCAGAAACGATTGAAATGGAAGTTTTGGTAGCTATGCGTTTTTGGGTATGCTCTGGATGCAATAAAATTTATCCATGGATTCCAACATCAAGTAAAATTAGCAGGGGAAAGAAAAAGGCTCATTCCTTTTGTTTTCTCTATTGCCGTAAGATACAACGAAATCATAGACACACAGTATCAAAGTGGCATAAACTTTTAATtgtcaaaaaggaaaatttttatgTGTGAGAAAACAACCAAGTttgaggcttttttttttttttttttacctgcgCTGAGAGGCAGCTATGAAAGAGTCGATTTTTGGGGCAGCAATGGTGGCGCATAGGAGCAGAGTCCCTACTCCAAACCCTGCAAGCTCGCTCGCCGTTATGTTATCCATGTTTCTGCTACTGTGTTTTGGTCTGCCAGAGTGGCTCAACTCCTTATCTCAAGTTCCGAAATTCATttacaatttatataatatagtaaGTTTCAGTAACCACTATGGCCTATTAGCTCAGTTGGTTAGAGCGTCGTGCTAATAACGCGAAGGTCGCAGGTTCGAGACCTGCATgggccatttttattttaagaattttataatttcaaatagatttttattaaaaaggcGACTGAGCCGTGCatcaattatttataaatgcATATACAGgttaataagtattttaaaaaaataaaaataaaaattcttcagtattaatattatgaaaacaATTTGTTAAGggtgaaaacaaaaatattaattaattacctaaaaaaaaaaaagacactatcaattaaattaacagagaaattaaGAAATATAACAAATTCGTTGAATTGGCACAGAGTCAACTCTCAATAAAAAAGCCACCCCCTATTGATATATTGTTAAGATCAACTTTAATTAGCATATTGTCTTAAAGTACTGGGAATATTCCTTAAGTTATATAGAAATTGTATATTTCAACAGAACAATAATCATGCAATTGAACTAACTTATATTGTAAAGCAAATGCCTTGGAGGATGATGAATTAAAGAAGCAACAGGACGTCTAATTGATTATGTGAAAGAAGCAAATTAAGCTTATAGTTATACAGATTAGAtgttataaaatcataaaacttaAACAAAAATCTTACTGCATATATTTTCTgatcaaaataatttatcattacacacacacacacacacacacacacacacacacatatatatatatatatatatatatgtgcctgATATATAGTTAtatcatatttcataaaaataatacatagaTATAACTCTCCATGCATCCATTTCAAGGGATAAAACAATCAACCAAAACCCATACCCCTTCTTAGAAACTGAACCCTTGATAATTATACAAATTATTATGATTAGCTTGGTGGTTTTCAATGGCTCTCTGCTTGTTTGAATCCCCACCACAATAAGAAGCTAAAGCTTGATTATTCTGCCCTCCTAGTTTTGAGCAGTACTGGTTCATTCCATGATCCATAGTAGCACCATGATCATCATGAGCTGGATGATGATCGTCCAGATTCCAGAGCCCACCCCACGATCCATATTCAAGAAAATCTGCCATGCTGTCCCACCAACATGCTACATCTTGGTGCATCATAGGGAAACAATCCTCAGTACCATCCGAATTTTGTAACTTCGAAACCATGATATTCTCTTGCCTTTGCTGATGATCATCTTTTGCCTGGAGCTGATGGTCAGTAGTGATCGTTTTTACTTGGTCAATACCGGCTTCGACATGGATCGAGGCTAGTCCTTTCATCATGGTTTCTTCCTTTGGTTGCAGTTGCTGCTGATCATGATCATAATCATGATTATCCTGTTTCAGCAGCATTTGTTTTAGAATTTGAGATTTTCTCTTCTCTTGCTTCTTAGAGGATTTGGCCTGTTTCTTCTTGAAATGGGTTCTCCAGTAGTTTTTGATCTCATTGTCTGTTCTTCCTGGCAAGTATCTAGCAATGGTTGACCATCTGCAATTGCATACATATGTAGACTTAATTTGTCAGAGAGCTAGAGTGAAAGGAAAGGGAGATAGAAATTAATTTAAGGAGATTATGATTgagattattattaattattgcatTACTTGTTTCCCCAAAGACCATGCAGTTCAATAACGATTCCTTCCTCTTGTGGTGTTAATTGTCCTCTCTTCAGACCAGGCCTCAAATAATTTACCCATCTCAGCCTGCAACTTTTCCCTGTTCTATTCAATCCTgtcaaaaaaaacccaaaaacaaaatcaagaaactGGGGTGAAAAAATGAACCTTATAACATGCATATAAGACTAACTAGCCAGTATAGGAAAATGCATGTTACTCAACCAAGAAAAACCCAATGCAGCTCAAAGACTCTATCTTCTAGCTAACAAGCTAGTTGtggttcaatatatataaaatgaaggaAAGTAATAATTAACTACTTACCAGAATCCCTAGCCACAGAACTCCATCTTCCTTCACCATGCATGTTGACATATTCAGTGAGAAGCTTATCCTCATGAGGAGTCCAAGGTCCTTTCCTCCACCCTTGCTGATCTTGAATTCTCCAAGCCATCAACTCTACCATATAATGTGTTTTACTTCCTATTTTTCACTTCTACTAGTTACTCTGTCTTGATGTTGTATGACACAAATTGCATATGCATACTGATCATACTGGACACCCCACAcccctatatatgtatatatatatagatatctccACCTCATTCTGTCACTTTCACTTGTAACTtatactaaaaaattaattattccttgatgaTGATCTCACCTGCACTATACGAAGATCTTTGAATGCAGTTTGAATCTAATCTTTGTTTTGAGTCTTCTTTATGATCATCATCAATTTTCAACTTTCGCTCTTGACCCCGGGGCCTTTAGTTTGAGAGACAGACAGGTGTCAGAAAAATGGTGCATACCAGCTCAATCCTTTTGAGCCAATTGGGAAATACCAACTACGAGTTCTAAAAAGCCTAAGGAGTAGGGATCGTACTAGGGTGACATGAATAAGATATATTATTAATGCAAGACAACAATTTCCAAAAACATTATAATTATACAAACCCCAcaccgtgtatatatatgtaccatataataaaattataagatgACAACCAAAGCAAATTCTTTGATTCAGCCGAAAAGAGCTAGTGGGTTGTTGATGTCCCCTGGAAAACGGCCGTTGGTCCAATGAATAGACAACATGTGTTGGTATAGGCAATTTTAGAAATCATGCTTTAGGTACTCTTCAATGGTAATGCTCTGCTTACTTTAAGAATAAAGAAGTTTCTAGCATGCCATTTAGGGTAATGGGgtattaaaattttggaaagagGGATATGACTTTGATGTGTCATCTATCTTACACGTGGCCTTTATACTGTATATTTGGAAAGTTAGGACTTTAATTAATTGGCTGAGTTCATTTGTTTATTAGGACCATGCCTATATATAGGTATTGACGGTAACAggaaacaattaaatattaagattttaaaacaaataagattttGATCAAAAGATTCTTGTGAGAATTCATCAAGATATTGTAAAGTTTTTAGGTTTATAATTATTCCGAAATGCTTGATTTGATTGCTCTAAAAGAAGAATTAATGGTCATAAGTATAGCTTTATACATATGGTTTACATATTGAGACCTTTCCTTTTCTGTAAGGCTATTTAGACGTGTTCACAAATTAATATGTTCCAGATTGATCAATGCTTTTCCTCCAATCCCCTGAATGACAATTACTCAATCAATGGTGACGAGCCCAACCATGTCAAAGGTTTTGAaggttttggtaatatgttttttattggaGGTAATTTACATACTTCAAATATATAGTGGCGATTACAATTTGTTTATTATCTCAAATAATTACAAGttgaaaaaaacattaatactaaattaaaaactatttaaaaaaaaaaatttaactgtatattttgtgtttgattcgatatatattttttttcctttcaaattttacaagtaattaatatatttaccaaattttaaTTACTACCCACAGGCATTTAAATAAGTAAacaataagtaaaaaaataaataaatacacaatAAAAAGCAACGAACGCCTAATTGAACCTTGTCCATGTAAAAATTATCAGCTGGTCAACTAAGATAATATCATGCCGTGTCTTCTAGAAGAATCTGATTACCAATCTTGTGGACCCTATGTGTCCAATGTTGTTTGATGGGAAATTGATGTATTTCATGGACCAACtttttataagtatttatttatttatttatttatcatatatatatatatatatatacaaaatatataaaaggtcTATATATACAATTAGTTTATCGTGTAAAGAATTTACATGTAAATCAgaattaaaatagatatttttaaaatatatatatattaattttattgtaaatgtataacaataaaattaatatttttttaaaaatatcaattttgatatttattcgTATGCAAACTGTttggattatattttaatatatatatatatatatttggcaaaATAAGTAGCTCAGAAGTATTTGTAAACTTTACAGGGATTCTTCAAGTGTAGTTGACATGTAACggaattaagaaataaataacatCTGATTGGACTGTAAAAGAGACGGTCCATGACAGAAAGTAATacgttttaaaaaatttaccttTTGAAAACAGAGATTACAGGCATTAGCAACGAAATTTCGTACAagcatatctatatctatatatatatatatatattatatgcaaaattgtaAAAATCCCCAAATAAAGGAAACTGGTTTTAATTGCTACcacttaaattaaaaataaagaaaaaaggaggaaaattgGACTCTGCAATTTACTAAATGTATGCTTAACAAAAAAGCAGGTTTACATGTTGTATGCTAATTTGTTATttgcatataaattttatttcaagaaggactaaaaatatatttcaacgGCATGTATATatggcatgtatatatataataatgttattttaCGCCGTCCATATCATGCTAGCATCTACCTTCTATTATTGGTAATAGAACACACTACCACCTAGGACAACATCTTTCAATAGAAATAATCAAAGAATCAACTTTATAAAATCAGATTTTTTTacatgataattattaaatatattaagttGAAATAGTCTCATGATTTTCATTGTCTTTGCAAGATTTCTccaaaataactatatatatatatatatatatatatattcttttataaaaaCTCAAACCAAAACGATTCGACTCCAAAATGAGCTAAAACCATTGCGGAATAATTAATAGCGTGACATAGTTTCTGTTAATAATTGATAGCCTCTATGGATGAAACGGATAGTCCCCTActtctttctctatatatatatatatatatatatgcataaaaatgAATTAGTACATTATAGGACGAGATCTATGTAGCTCAACCGAACCAAACTAATTGATGCTATCTTTTTAAATCATCTATCTgtatctttcttctttctttttcaattttattctcTCTAGCTAGCTCTGTGGTGGCTTCTGGATCCAGCTTTCGTGGAAAGTAAAAGTGATTATGTATTGTGTAATACAATATGCAAACCGATCAAGAAACTTGCTTCCATTcgtctttttttattaatctcttttttttcacttatttatttattacaaaaaccaaaaaaagattgATGGAAACgccaaaattgtatatatttatgtccCGATCATAAACACATTGAATGGTATACCTTTAACTAAACGAACATTGAATGTAATCTTGACCGGTCTCTTTCATTCTCTGATTCAacgtatgtatacatatatatatatatatatattatttttttttaaaagcccCTCAAGACTATGCCCAAGTTAAgtgtacatataatataatatagtttatTATGTTCATATCCCTCTTATTACAATTAATTATGGGCAAAAGAAGATGAGGATGAATATCAATATCAAAACgaaaaagagattaaaaaaaaaaaaaaaaaaaagtatcaacAAAAGTTTGCAGATTAGAACAAGATTTTTTCCCTTTGATTATTACAAGTGTGTCTCGAGCCCATAACTTTGTGAACGTGAACATAAAAAGTGTACCAATTAACTTGGCCGCATTTACCCTGTCATTTCCTTAATCATTAGACCTGACGTTTCTACTAAAGTTTAATCTGGTATTAAGCAATTATGAGAACCGATAATGATGGGCCTAAAACAATTCAGCCCAATGGGTATGTGACTGGCCCACTTACTcccatgacatttttttttgacCCGTTCCCATATTAAACTTTtctatttcttatttttgtttttgttaatttgaagtagtattttttacaaaataaaaaacatttgaaaatccattcaaaaaaatacatttgaaaatGTAACTCCGAGACACACTCAAGGTGCACCCGACAATtctaccaaccaaaaaaaaaaaaagtagcaccCCAAAAAATAAGTacatataaaactataaaagtgttttttttttttttttctatttgaagaTCTTAAACATCACGAAagtaaaatcataataataataataataataataataataataaatatacattGCCTGAATGCTGTAAAAATGTATGTATCGAAAATAAGTTTAAAttccaaaattagtttttttttttttcccaaaaaaatattttcatttgtctTGGCCTGccatttttgcctttttttggcTAGATGGTCTgtatcttctttttattattattattattattattattattattattattattatatatttatcttataCGGTGGAAACCTGTATCTTTACTTGATCCTTGATTTGATAAATGCCGTTGaccaaattacaaaattgatttCTGATTGGTCTAACCTTTACATATTCAAAAACTCTATTTGTCCTCATTAAAAAagatttacttttaaaattttaatataaaagacaattgaattaaatgtagaaataacaaaattcttacatattagatatttttgtttaaaaaatttaatgatgACAGATTAAAGGTTAAGAAGATCAAAGATGGGTCCGGAGATATCAGTGGTCCGGCCCACCACCTAGAGGAGGCACCGACTGTTCCGATGTTGTTTGATTGCCTCACTGTCTGCTTCTTCTTTTGGCATCATGCTAATGGACAATGATATCATTTAGGAAGTATCGTCATTTAATCAATTTTCTATTtgttaatcaaatattaaaaaagctCTACAAACTTTTCATgttcataattaataaacattttatattgtatacaCATACTAGTTTCGTTTTATCTATATGgctattttcttaaattttctgTGAGTCACTTTGTCTTCAAATATGTAAACCATGGAGATTCTAACGCGGAATCCcctatatctctctctctctcttcacggACATAACAAAAACCAGAGAAGTTTCATGAGGGTGAGCAGGTGAGATTTGTCTTGTCCGGTGGTAGAGAAAGAAGGATAATACAAAAGCTTAATGATGAAAAAGCATATAATGTATAATCTTTATAATGGAGTAATGGACAAGTGGAATATGCAAAAAGTGATGTGGgttctaataataatattcatcCAAATTAAACCACCCTTGTCATCTATAGAAAagtatacaaataaaaacttcGAATGTCTATTCCATCTTTCAAAAACTAACGGATTTGTCAAAGTTTTGTATCAATACGAAAATATATATGGAGATTTACATGTgatttaaattatcaatttgcattatataatattcaaatttgaAGAGCTAGCTAGTCAATGCCTCAAAGGGGATGTTAAATATTACAATTCAAAGATTAGTAGTTGAacattttacataattttttttaatataattagcTGAAAcccaaaaataccaaaaaaaattgtctcCTTGGGAGTTTTCGATAAAAACATGATGGTAGTGAATCAAACTTTGTTTCAATCCAATTATCCTTTTTGACTAATTctgctaaaaaaaagaaaagaaaaaacaaagtcaagcttaagaaatattatttaacCAAAAACTTGTTTGTACCTTTTCGTTTGGAACTCACACACACTTCTAATAGCAAAACCAATCTCCCGAAATTGGTTCTTCCTTCTTTCCTCCATGCATGATTCCCTCACAAAACTTTAATAAAGCAATCCTCAAAACCTCCTCTACtttacaaaaacacaaaaaaccaaccaaaaaattaaatcccTCTTCCTCTATACCTTCCTTAACAAGTAATAGCCCAAATGAATAAttgttcatcatcatcttctccaTCTTTACATCCCGACGTTACACTTACACTAACCAtaccttcttcttcctcaaaaGCTTCTCCATTAGAGCCAGAACAGAGAGGCATATACCTTATTCAGCATCTCATCACCTGTGCCAAACATACCGCTTCTGGTAACCTCCACCATGCAGATTCATGTCTTCGCCAGATTTCCCACCTTGCCTCCATCAGTGGCGATTCCTTGCAGAGGCTCGCAGCCCGGTTCGCCTCCGCTTTAGCTCTCCGCCTCGTCAAGCACTGGCCGGGCGTCTACAAGGCACTGAGCTATACTCAGCGACCCAATAATCCCGAGCTGGACCTAGCTCGGCGAGTCTTCAGGAAAGCCTTCCCTTACCTTGGTTTTGCATACTCCATAATAGCCCGGACTCTGCTCCAGTCAATGTCTCATGAGGGAGTGATCCATATTGTTGATTTGGGTTCCGGTGATACGAAATTGTGGGTTCCTCTTATAAGAAGCTTTGCTCTCCTACCAAGTGGTATTATTCCCCATTTGAGAATTTCTTGTGTTCATGGTGATAAAGCTGTTTTGGATAAACTTGGACAGAGGCTGGTGAAGGAAGCACAGGCATTAGACATGACCTTTCAATATAATCCGATAAATGTTGCGAATTTAAAAGAGTTAGATATAGTCATGTTCGAACAGAGATCAGGGGAAGCACTCGCCTTTGTCTCGGTTCTGAATCTCCATGCTTTACTTGCTGAGGACGACCGAGTGGATGCTCATTTTTTCCGTGGGAAAAGCAAAGATGCAGGAATCGTCGTTAAAGAGTGTAAACAAATGGAGAAGTTTTTAACGACGATTAGGTCGATGTGTCCAAAAGTGGTGTTATTGGTGGAGCAAGAAGCTGATCATAATTTGAACCGGTTAGTGGATCGTTTGGTTGGAAGCTTGAACTATTATAGTGCTGTGTTTGATTCGTTGGATGTGACTTTTGGTTCGTCTTCTTCGTTAATGGAGGAGAGATTAGCATTGGAAGAAATGTTTGGGAGAGAGATTGAGAATATTATTGCTTGTGAAGGTTTGGAAAGGGTGGAGAGGCATGAGAGATATGGGAGATGGTTGGTTAGGTTCGGCGGTGCCGGGTTCAAGCCAGTCCGGTTGTGGTTCAACGGTTTGGAGGATTGCAAGAAGATGGTTGAGGCTTATGGTAAGGATGGTTATAAGATTGTAAGTAATAAGGCAAGCTTGGTAATATGCTGGCATGAAAGGCCTCTTTATGCTGTTTCGGCATGGACTTGCTAATTATAACAATTCTTTCTATTGTTTTGCTTTCAAACTTTGCCTTAgtcatttattaatatatatatatatattttttttttgtttttcatacatatatatatatatatatatatatagttttgctaTAAAATGTATGCATTCATTTGGTATAAAAGATGTATCagttaattattaattcatcAACTATAATGGATATCatgattcaattatatataattcatcaGATATAACTAATAGATTATATGTTATTTCTTAAATGTGTCCgtgattttttataataaattatatgtatttataaataacgaatttctttttttggttttttcctaCTAAACTATGTGTAGTTTATCTACttcagttatttattattattagttaataataGTTACAGTTTATCAGACACATCAATTATATACAAATGAACGGAAAAATGCaaaaactaaaatccaattacACATTTCTAATTGTGTTATATTTggtgtttgtatatatatatatatttatattttctcgtTAGATATGCagttaattaaaatatctaaataccattaattaacattaaaaagtaaataaattacacttaattttgtagaaaaataaaagcaaagacCAAACACATTTACAAAATGATATCGAAGTTATAATTTTTGATTgtataaaaaaagaa
Proteins encoded in this window:
- the LOC107408041 gene encoding uncharacterized protein LOC107408041 isoform X3, whose amino-acid sequence is MDNITASELAGFGVGTLLLCATIAAPKIDSFIAASQRSSLGMCKKCGNLRMIACSRCKGVGFIREGIPFGLTFVDDLYQSFGPGNLKARSIACSTCQGKVRGM
- the LOC125422166 gene encoding MYB-like transcription factor EOBII, which produces MVELMAWRIQDQQGWRKGPWTPHEDKLLTEYVNMHGEGRWSSVARDSGLNRTGKSCRLRWVNYLRPGLKRGQLTPQEEGIVIELHGLWGNKWSTIARYLPGRTDNEIKNYWRTHFKKKQAKSSKKQEKRKSQILKQMLLKQDNHDYDHDQQQLQPKEETMMKGLASIHVEAGIDQVKTITTDHQLQAKDDHQQRQENIMVSKLQNSDGTEDCFPMMHQDVACWWDSMADFLEYGSWGGLWNLDDHHPAHDDHGATMDHGMNQYCSKLGGQNNQALASYCGGDSNKQRAIENHQANHNNLYNYQGFSF
- the LOC107408041 gene encoding uncharacterized protein LOC107408041 isoform X2 translates to MDNITASELAGFGVGTLLLCATIAAPKIDSFIAASQRSSLGMCKKCGNLRMIACSRCKGVGFIREGIPFGLTFVDDLYQSFGPGNLKARSIACSTCQGKGHFCCPYCS
- the LOC107416446 gene encoding scarecrow-like protein 3, which gives rise to MNNCSSSSSPSLHPDVTLTLTIPSSSSKASPLEPEQRGIYLIQHLITCAKHTASGNLHHADSCLRQISHLASISGDSLQRLAARFASALALRLVKHWPGVYKALSYTQRPNNPELDLARRVFRKAFPYLGFAYSIIARTLLQSMSHEGVIHIVDLGSGDTKLWVPLIRSFALLPSGIIPHLRISCVHGDKAVLDKLGQRLVKEAQALDMTFQYNPINVANLKELDIVMFEQRSGEALAFVSVLNLHALLAEDDRVDAHFFRGKSKDAGIVVKECKQMEKFLTTIRSMCPKVVLLVEQEADHNLNRLVDRLVGSLNYYSAVFDSLDVTFGSSSSLMEERLALEEMFGREIENIIACEGLERVERHERYGRWLVRFGGAGFKPVRLWFNGLEDCKKMVEAYGKDGYKIVSNKASLVICWHERPLYAVSAWTC
- the LOC107408041 gene encoding uncharacterized protein LOC107408041 isoform X1 yields the protein MDNITASELAGFGVGTLLLCATIAAPKIDSFIAASQRSSLGMCKKCGNLRMIACSRCKGVGFIREGIPFGLTFVDDLYQSFGPGNLKARSIACSTCQGKDHCNVGKEKYAEYEA